A window of Notolabrus celidotus isolate fNotCel1 chromosome 11, fNotCel1.pri, whole genome shotgun sequence contains these coding sequences:
- the LOC117821459 gene encoding C4b-binding protein alpha chain-like isoform X12, with protein sequence MTIICLFLLSSLGLALTVQARGCERPVLGPNMSLKGTDILLKEFPDGTKVGFTCNDGYIPRGGPTTSTCTNGEWSAMAMQCEKKNCGSLGEVPNGDIDYSEGTEFGNTAVVTCQLGYTLVGSSRIHCGNEGWMNRLPNCEVVACETPAQITDGTFSPEKENYEYREVIHYTCRKDFTLSGSVSRMCSENGSFSPEAPVCTNVQCAKPDVKNANRVGGFKAVYMYKEVVEHECQPKYTMSGKSTSVCDINGKWTPALLKCEESGGSSKTRDWVIGVVVVVGVCLGVGGGIYYKKNKKEGFQKGTPENETTRGEGEPVPLESC encoded by the exons ATGACGATCATATGCTTGTTTCTACTCAGCAGTCTTGGCCTTGCTCTAACTGTTCAAG CTCGAGGCTGTGAAAGGCCTGTTCTGGGACCCAACATGAGTCTCAAAGGCACAGATATATTATTAAAAGAATTTCCAGATGGGACTAAAGTTGGTTTTACTTGCAACGATGGCTACATCCCTAGAGGAGGTCCTACAACCAGTACTTGTACTAATGGGGAGTGGAGCGCCATGGCCATGCAGTGCGAGA AGAAGAACTGTGGCTCACTTGGGGAAGTGCCAAATGGTGATATCGACTACTCTGAAGGAACAGAGTTTGGCAATACAGCTGTGGTCACATGCCAGCTTGG TTACACACTGGTTGGTTCAAGTCGGATCCATTGTGGAAACGAAGGTTGGATGAACAGGTTGCCTAATTGTGAAG TGGTAGCCTGTGAAACACCAGCTCAGATAACGGACGGCACATTCAGTCCAGAGAAAGAAAACTATGAATACAGAGAAGTTATCCATTACACCTGTCGGAAGGATTTTACTCTCAGTGGATCGGTTTCTCGCATGTGTTCAGAAAACGGATCATTCTCACCTGAAGCTCCAGTATGCACCA ACGTCCAGTGTGCCAAACCGGACGTTAAAAATGCTAACCGTGTTGGAGGTTTCAAAGCTGTCTATATGTACAAAGAGGTAGTGGAACATGAGTGTCAACCTAAATACACAATGAGTGGAAAGAGCACCTCTGTGTGTGACATTAATGGAAAGTGGACGCCCGCTCTTCTGAAATGTGAAG aAAGTGGTGGGAGTTCCAAAACTAGAGATTGGGTGATTGGTGTGGTGGTTG tTGTTGGCGTATGTCTTGGTGTTGGTGGAGGAATCtattacaagaaaaataaaaaagaagg CTTTCAGAAAGGCACTCCTGAAAATGAGACCACGAGAGGGGAAGGAGAGCCTGTGCCGCTCGAGAGTTGTTAA
- the LOC117821459 gene encoding membrane cofactor protein-like isoform X5, which yields MTIICLFLLSSLGLALTVQARGCERPVLGPNMSLKGTDILLKEFPDGTKVGFTCNDGYIPRGGPTTSTCTNGEWSAMAMQCEKKNCGSLGEVPNGDIDYSEGTEFGNTAVVTCQLGYTLVGSSRIHCGNEGWMNRLPNCEVVACETPAQITDGTFSPEKENYEYREVIHYTCRKDFTLSGSVSRMCSENGSFSPEAPVCTNVQCAKPDVKNANRVGGFKAVYMYKEVVEHECQPKYTMSGKSTSVCDINGKWTPALLKCEANNCTKPVGGSHMSLQDTGIISQIFPHDTSVTFACDDGYQPVGGSAIKCTTGEWSSLTLRCQPKNCTKPVGGSHMSLQDTGIRSQIFPHDSSVTFVCDAGYQPDEGSAVMKCTTGEWSSLTLRCQKIPPTKKPGKEHEYGGEESESGGSSKTRDWVIGVVVVVGVCLGVGGGIYYKKNKKEG from the exons ATGACGATCATATGCTTGTTTCTACTCAGCAGTCTTGGCCTTGCTCTAACTGTTCAAG CTCGAGGCTGTGAAAGGCCTGTTCTGGGACCCAACATGAGTCTCAAAGGCACAGATATATTATTAAAAGAATTTCCAGATGGGACTAAAGTTGGTTTTACTTGCAACGATGGCTACATCCCTAGAGGAGGTCCTACAACCAGTACTTGTACTAATGGGGAGTGGAGCGCCATGGCCATGCAGTGCGAGA AGAAGAACTGTGGCTCACTTGGGGAAGTGCCAAATGGTGATATCGACTACTCTGAAGGAACAGAGTTTGGCAATACAGCTGTGGTCACATGCCAGCTTGG TTACACACTGGTTGGTTCAAGTCGGATCCATTGTGGAAACGAAGGTTGGATGAACAGGTTGCCTAATTGTGAAG TGGTAGCCTGTGAAACACCAGCTCAGATAACGGACGGCACATTCAGTCCAGAGAAAGAAAACTATGAATACAGAGAAGTTATCCATTACACCTGTCGGAAGGATTTTACTCTCAGTGGATCGGTTTCTCGCATGTGTTCAGAAAACGGATCATTCTCACCTGAAGCTCCAGTATGCACCA ACGTCCAGTGTGCCAAACCGGACGTTAAAAATGCTAACCGTGTTGGAGGTTTCAAAGCTGTCTATATGTACAAAGAGGTAGTGGAACATGAGTGTCAACCTAAATACACAATGAGTGGAAAGAGCACCTCTGTGTGTGACATTAATGGAAAGTGGACGCCCGCTCTTCTGAAATGTGAAG CTAATAACTGTACCAAACCTGTGGGAGGCTCTCACATGAGTTTACAGGACACAGGCATTATTTCCCAAATATTCCCACATGACACCAGCGTTACTTTTGCCTGTGATGATGGCTACCAGCCTGTAGGAGGATCTGCAATTAAATGTACGACTGGGGAATGGAGTTCTTTGACGCTGAGATGCCAAC CTAAAAACTGTACCAAACCTGTGGGAGGATCTCACATGAGTTTACAGGACACAGGCATTCGTTCCCAAATATTCCCACATGACTCCAGCGTTACTTTTGTCTGTGATGCTGGCTACCAGCCTGATGAAGGATCTGCAGTCATGAAATGTACGACTGGGGAATGGAGTTCTTTGACGCTGAGATGCCAAA aaatCCCACCCACCAAAAAACCTGGCAAAGAGCATGAATATGGTGGAGAGGAGTCAG aAAGTGGTGGGAGTTCCAAAACTAGAGATTGGGTGATTGGTGTGGTGGTTG tTGTTGGCGTATGTCTTGGTGTTGGTGGAGGAATCtattacaagaaaaataaaaaagaagg GTAG
- the LOC117821459 gene encoding C4b-binding protein alpha chain-like isoform X8 — protein sequence MTIICLFLLSSLGLALTVQARGCERPVLGPNMSLKGTDILLKEFPDGTKVGFTCNDGYIPRGGPTTSTCTNGEWSAMAMQCEKKNCGSLGEVPNGDIDYSEGTEFGNTAVVTCQLGYTLVGSSRIHCGNEGWMNRLPNCEVVACETPAQITDGTFSPEKENYEYREVIHYTCRKDFTLSGSVSRMCSENGSFSPEAPVCTNVQCAKPDVKNANRVGGFKAVYMYKEVVEHECQPKYTMSGKSTSVCDINGKWTPALLKCEAKNCTKPVGGSHMSLQDTGIRSQIFPHDSSVTFVCDAGYQPDEGSAVMKCTTGEWSSLTLRCQKIPPTKKPGKEHEYGGEESESGGSSKTRDWVIGVVVVVGVCLGVGGGIYYKKNKKEGFQKGTPENETTRGEGEPVPLESC from the exons ATGACGATCATATGCTTGTTTCTACTCAGCAGTCTTGGCCTTGCTCTAACTGTTCAAG CTCGAGGCTGTGAAAGGCCTGTTCTGGGACCCAACATGAGTCTCAAAGGCACAGATATATTATTAAAAGAATTTCCAGATGGGACTAAAGTTGGTTTTACTTGCAACGATGGCTACATCCCTAGAGGAGGTCCTACAACCAGTACTTGTACTAATGGGGAGTGGAGCGCCATGGCCATGCAGTGCGAGA AGAAGAACTGTGGCTCACTTGGGGAAGTGCCAAATGGTGATATCGACTACTCTGAAGGAACAGAGTTTGGCAATACAGCTGTGGTCACATGCCAGCTTGG TTACACACTGGTTGGTTCAAGTCGGATCCATTGTGGAAACGAAGGTTGGATGAACAGGTTGCCTAATTGTGAAG TGGTAGCCTGTGAAACACCAGCTCAGATAACGGACGGCACATTCAGTCCAGAGAAAGAAAACTATGAATACAGAGAAGTTATCCATTACACCTGTCGGAAGGATTTTACTCTCAGTGGATCGGTTTCTCGCATGTGTTCAGAAAACGGATCATTCTCACCTGAAGCTCCAGTATGCACCA ACGTCCAGTGTGCCAAACCGGACGTTAAAAATGCTAACCGTGTTGGAGGTTTCAAAGCTGTCTATATGTACAAAGAGGTAGTGGAACATGAGTGTCAACCTAAATACACAATGAGTGGAAAGAGCACCTCTGTGTGTGACATTAATGGAAAGTGGACGCCCGCTCTTCTGAAATGTGAAG CTAAAAACTGTACCAAACCTGTGGGAGGATCTCACATGAGTTTACAGGACACAGGCATTCGTTCCCAAATATTCCCACATGACTCCAGCGTTACTTTTGTCTGTGATGCTGGCTACCAGCCTGATGAAGGATCTGCAGTCATGAAATGTACGACTGGGGAATGGAGTTCTTTGACGCTGAGATGCCAAA aaatCCCACCCACCAAAAAACCTGGCAAAGAGCATGAATATGGTGGAGAGGAGTCAG aAAGTGGTGGGAGTTCCAAAACTAGAGATTGGGTGATTGGTGTGGTGGTTG tTGTTGGCGTATGTCTTGGTGTTGGTGGAGGAATCtattacaagaaaaataaaaaagaagg CTTTCAGAAAGGCACTCCTGAAAATGAGACCACGAGAGGGGAAGGAGAGCCTGTGCCGCTCGAGAGTTGTTAA
- the LOC117821459 gene encoding membrane cofactor protein-like isoform X3 gives MTIICLFLLSSLGLALTVQARGCERPVLGPNMSLKGTDILLKEFPDGTKVGFTCNDGYIPRGGPTTSTCTNGEWSAMAMQCEKKNCGSLGEVPNGDIDYSEGTEFGNTAVVTCQLGYTLVGSSRIHCGNEGWMNRLPNCEVVACETPAQITDGTFSPEKENYEYREVIHYTCRKDFTLSGSVSRMCSENGSFSPEAPVCTNVQCAKPDVKNANRVGGFKAVYMYKEVVEHECQPKYTMSGKSTSVCDINGKWTPALLKCEANNCTKPVGGSHMSLQDTGIISQIFPHDTSVTFACDDGYQPVGGSAIKCTTGEWSSLTLRCQPKNCTKPVGGSHMSLQDTGIRSQIFPHDSSVTFVCDAGYQPDEGSAVMKCTTGEWSSLTLRCQKIPPTKKPGKEHEYGGEESESGGSSKTRDWVIGVVVVVGVCLGVGGGIYYKKNKKEGFQKGTPENETTRGEGEPVPLESC, from the exons ATGACGATCATATGCTTGTTTCTACTCAGCAGTCTTGGCCTTGCTCTAACTGTTCAAG CTCGAGGCTGTGAAAGGCCTGTTCTGGGACCCAACATGAGTCTCAAAGGCACAGATATATTATTAAAAGAATTTCCAGATGGGACTAAAGTTGGTTTTACTTGCAACGATGGCTACATCCCTAGAGGAGGTCCTACAACCAGTACTTGTACTAATGGGGAGTGGAGCGCCATGGCCATGCAGTGCGAGA AGAAGAACTGTGGCTCACTTGGGGAAGTGCCAAATGGTGATATCGACTACTCTGAAGGAACAGAGTTTGGCAATACAGCTGTGGTCACATGCCAGCTTGG TTACACACTGGTTGGTTCAAGTCGGATCCATTGTGGAAACGAAGGTTGGATGAACAGGTTGCCTAATTGTGAAG TGGTAGCCTGTGAAACACCAGCTCAGATAACGGACGGCACATTCAGTCCAGAGAAAGAAAACTATGAATACAGAGAAGTTATCCATTACACCTGTCGGAAGGATTTTACTCTCAGTGGATCGGTTTCTCGCATGTGTTCAGAAAACGGATCATTCTCACCTGAAGCTCCAGTATGCACCA ACGTCCAGTGTGCCAAACCGGACGTTAAAAATGCTAACCGTGTTGGAGGTTTCAAAGCTGTCTATATGTACAAAGAGGTAGTGGAACATGAGTGTCAACCTAAATACACAATGAGTGGAAAGAGCACCTCTGTGTGTGACATTAATGGAAAGTGGACGCCCGCTCTTCTGAAATGTGAAG CTAATAACTGTACCAAACCTGTGGGAGGCTCTCACATGAGTTTACAGGACACAGGCATTATTTCCCAAATATTCCCACATGACACCAGCGTTACTTTTGCCTGTGATGATGGCTACCAGCCTGTAGGAGGATCTGCAATTAAATGTACGACTGGGGAATGGAGTTCTTTGACGCTGAGATGCCAAC CTAAAAACTGTACCAAACCTGTGGGAGGATCTCACATGAGTTTACAGGACACAGGCATTCGTTCCCAAATATTCCCACATGACTCCAGCGTTACTTTTGTCTGTGATGCTGGCTACCAGCCTGATGAAGGATCTGCAGTCATGAAATGTACGACTGGGGAATGGAGTTCTTTGACGCTGAGATGCCAAA aaatCCCACCCACCAAAAAACCTGGCAAAGAGCATGAATATGGTGGAGAGGAGTCAG aAAGTGGTGGGAGTTCCAAAACTAGAGATTGGGTGATTGGTGTGGTGGTTG tTGTTGGCGTATGTCTTGGTGTTGGTGGAGGAATCtattacaagaaaaataaaaaagaagg CTTTCAGAAAGGCACTCCTGAAAATGAGACCACGAGAGGGGAAGGAGAGCCTGTGCCGCTCGAGAGTTGTTAA
- the LOC117821459 gene encoding membrane cofactor protein-like isoform X2, whose amino-acid sequence MTIICLFLLSSLGLALTVQARGCERPVLGPNMSLKGTDILLKEFPDGTKVGFTCNDGYIPRGGPTTSTCTNGEWSAMAMQCEKKNCGSLGEVPNGDIDYSEGTEFGNTAVVTCQLGYTLVGSSRIHCGNEGWMNRLPNCEVVACETPAQITDGTFSPEKENYEYREVIHYTCRKDFTLSGSVSRMCSENGSFSPEAPVCTNVQCAKPDVKNANRVGGFKAVYMYKEVVEHECQPKYTMSGKSTSVCDINGKWTPALLKCEANNCTKPVGGSHMSLQDTGIISQIFPHDTSVTFACDDGYQPVGGSAIKCTTGEWSSLTLRCQPKNCTKPVGGSHMSLQDTGIRSQIFPHDSSVTFVCDAGYQPDEGSAVMKCTTGEWSSLTLRCQKIPPTKKPGKEHEYGGEESESGGSSKTRDWVIGVVVAFRKALLKMRPREGKESLCRSRVVKETDNRAHSNFCTPGSHNVFREV is encoded by the exons ATGACGATCATATGCTTGTTTCTACTCAGCAGTCTTGGCCTTGCTCTAACTGTTCAAG CTCGAGGCTGTGAAAGGCCTGTTCTGGGACCCAACATGAGTCTCAAAGGCACAGATATATTATTAAAAGAATTTCCAGATGGGACTAAAGTTGGTTTTACTTGCAACGATGGCTACATCCCTAGAGGAGGTCCTACAACCAGTACTTGTACTAATGGGGAGTGGAGCGCCATGGCCATGCAGTGCGAGA AGAAGAACTGTGGCTCACTTGGGGAAGTGCCAAATGGTGATATCGACTACTCTGAAGGAACAGAGTTTGGCAATACAGCTGTGGTCACATGCCAGCTTGG TTACACACTGGTTGGTTCAAGTCGGATCCATTGTGGAAACGAAGGTTGGATGAACAGGTTGCCTAATTGTGAAG TGGTAGCCTGTGAAACACCAGCTCAGATAACGGACGGCACATTCAGTCCAGAGAAAGAAAACTATGAATACAGAGAAGTTATCCATTACACCTGTCGGAAGGATTTTACTCTCAGTGGATCGGTTTCTCGCATGTGTTCAGAAAACGGATCATTCTCACCTGAAGCTCCAGTATGCACCA ACGTCCAGTGTGCCAAACCGGACGTTAAAAATGCTAACCGTGTTGGAGGTTTCAAAGCTGTCTATATGTACAAAGAGGTAGTGGAACATGAGTGTCAACCTAAATACACAATGAGTGGAAAGAGCACCTCTGTGTGTGACATTAATGGAAAGTGGACGCCCGCTCTTCTGAAATGTGAAG CTAATAACTGTACCAAACCTGTGGGAGGCTCTCACATGAGTTTACAGGACACAGGCATTATTTCCCAAATATTCCCACATGACACCAGCGTTACTTTTGCCTGTGATGATGGCTACCAGCCTGTAGGAGGATCTGCAATTAAATGTACGACTGGGGAATGGAGTTCTTTGACGCTGAGATGCCAAC CTAAAAACTGTACCAAACCTGTGGGAGGATCTCACATGAGTTTACAGGACACAGGCATTCGTTCCCAAATATTCCCACATGACTCCAGCGTTACTTTTGTCTGTGATGCTGGCTACCAGCCTGATGAAGGATCTGCAGTCATGAAATGTACGACTGGGGAATGGAGTTCTTTGACGCTGAGATGCCAAA aaatCCCACCCACCAAAAAACCTGGCAAAGAGCATGAATATGGTGGAGAGGAGTCAG aAAGTGGTGGGAGTTCCAAAACTAGAGATTGGGTGATTGGTGTGGTGGTTG CTTTCAGAAAGGCACTCCTGAAAATGAGACCACGAGAGGGGAAGGAGAGCCTGTGCCGCTCGAGAGTTGTTAAGGAGACCGACAACAGAGCACATTCAAACTTCTGTACACCAG GATCTCACAACGTCTTTCGAGAAGTCTGA